From Paralcaligenes sp. KSB-10:
GCTGATTTTGCCGGCAATACAAGTCAATATCCGCGCGGGATACTTTCCCGAACCCGAGGCCAACGGGGTGCGCTATCTGAAAATTCCAGTCAATGGTTTGTGAACGCGGGCGACAAGGCCGGGGAACCTCTGCCAAAAACCCAGGTCATTAAGAACGACCGGCCAGCAGCCAGCCAAACCCCGGAGTGCCAGGCACTCTCCCGTTACGGAGCATGAATGAACTGGAATCACGAGCTACTTGAAAGTGGGCTTTGGATATTAAAAGCCTACGCCATCACTGTCGTACTTGCCGGACTGGCAATCTGGGCTCTGGTTCGATTCACGATATGGGGGCGGCAGTTCTGGACTCTGGCAAAAGGCTATTTTTCTCCGAAACGCAGTTGGCAACCTCTGATCGCGCTGGCCTTCATCCTGTTTTTAACGCTGTGCGGCGTGCGCCTGGATGTGCTGTTTTCGTCCTGGTACAACAATATGTATACCGCGCTGCAGAAGCTCGATGAAACCGAATTCTGGTTTGCCATGTGGCTGTTCGCGGTTCTGGCAACGACGCATGTCATCCGTTCGCTCATCGATTTTTATGTAGAACAGGCCTTCACCATTCATTGGCGCGTCTGGCTGAACGAACAGATGCTCAGCCGCTGGCTCGATCATCAGGCCTACTACCGAACCCAGTACCTCGACAAACCCACAGACAACCCCGACCAGCGCATACAACAGGACGTAAACAGCTTCGTCTCAACATCGCTGACCTTATCGATGGGCGTGGTAAACGCGCTGGTGTCGACCTTTGCCTTCACCCTGATCTTGTGGAATTTATCCGGCCCCCTGTCTGTCATGGGGCTGGACATTCCACGCGGCATGGTCTTTCTGGTGTTCCTGTACGTATTGGTGGCCACTGTATTCGCCATACGCATCGGCCGTCCGCTCATAAGCCTGAATTTTTTGAACGAACGCTTTAATGCCGATTATCGATACGCACTGGTGCGCTTGCGCGAATACGCGGAAAGCGTGGCCTTTTATGCCGGCGAAAAAGTGGAAGGCGCCCTGCTGCGCAATCGTTTTGCGCAAGTCATCGCCAACTCGTGGGCAATTGTGTACCGATCCCTGAAGTTCCTGGGGTTCAATTTTTCCATCACGCAGGCGGCGGTGGTTTTCCCTTTCATTATCCAGGCGCAACGTTTTTTCACGAAAAAAATCAGCCTGGGCGATTTGATCCAGACCGCCCAGGCTTTTGGGCGCCTGCAGGACAATCTGTCGTTTTTCCGAAATGCCTACGATAGCTTTGCCGCATACCGGGCCACTCTCGACCGCCTGACCGGCTTCACCACCGCCATCAGGCATTCATACGAGCTACCCACGCCGCAAGTGCAAGCCCAAGGCAAACGGGTCGCGCTCGACCATCTGACCGTGCTCACGCCAAGCCGGCAGCTCCTGATCAACCGCCTGTCGCTCGAGGTTCAACCAGGCGCGCCGCTGCTGATCCGCGGCGCCTCCGGATCGGGCAAAACCACGTTATTGCGCTCGATTGCCGGTCTTTGGCCCTATTGCGAAGGGGGCATTATCCGGCCCGAGAGCGGCGCACTGTTCCTGTCGCAAAAGCCGTATCTGCCGCTCGGAAGCCTGCGCGAGGCCTTGTACTACCCAAGCCAGTTGCCGGGCGCGGCCGGTACATCCATTATCGCCAGTCCCCAACGCCAACAGGAAGCCGCTATGACAAGTTCGCGCGGCGGCTCGGCAAACCTCGATACCCTTCTTGTCTCCAGCGACTCGCTGCTTGAAACCCAGCCATCGAACCTCTCCGACGGCCAGGCCCAGGAGGTGCTCAAGCAGGTGCAACTGGGCCACCTTATCGACAAACTCGACGAAGTCGCGGACTGGGGCCGCATCCTGTCGCTGGGCGAACAACAACGCCTGGCATTCGGCCGCATGCTCCTGGCCCGGCCCGACGCCGCTTTCCTGGATGAGGCCAGTTCAGCCCTGGACGAAGGGCTGGAAGAATCCATGTACCGACTGACGCGCGAGCATCTGCCTGACATGATATTGCTGAGCGTAGGCCATCGCAGCACATTGGTGGCGCACCATTCCCGGCAACTTATCATCAAGGGGGGCGGAGCCTGGGAATTGAGCTGAATCACGCCCTGCTGCGGCATCCAATCCGGTGCCTGGCGCTGGCCGAGGGTCCAGCCCTACGGGCCACGCCGACTTTAATCCACTGCCCTTGATACTTGGTCAATCATGAACTATTCGATCGTCAAACATTTGCACGTAAGCGCTGCCGCCATAAGCATTATCCTGTTCGCGCTGCGGGCCTATTGGTCTGTCACCGGTTCGGGCAAGCTGCAACTGCGCGCAATCAAGATTCTTCCGCATGTAGTAGATACGGTGTTGCTCGTTTGCGGCATTATTCTTACTTTCATGCTGGGCGGCCTGCAGCCGTGGATCGTGGCCAAATTGCTGGCCCTGGTCCTTTACATAGGGATAGGCACGATCGCGATCAAGCGCGGCAAAACCTCCGGGACACGAGCCTTGGCAGCCCTGGTCGCCATTGCCGTTTTCTTTTATATCGTGGGCGTGGCCATACGGCACAATCCTATGTCGTGGCTGGGTTAGGCGCATTTTTGGTTCGGATGTTTACTGCGCTGAACGTGGTTCCGTGACTGTCGTTTTGAACCGTTCAGGTTTGGGCTTATTACTTTGTACTTTGGACGGTAGTTCTATTAAGACGCCGCAGGGTGGGCTTGCATAGAGAGAGAGGCATTGGGGTCATGCACCGAGAGAAACGTTGAGATCATGCATCGAGGTATACGTTGGGCCGGCAAGCTCATTCCACGCATGCCATTACGCGAGCCGTCTATCGGGGCTTGGGGTCAGGACCGGCGTAAGGCGTGCGCCGGATTTAGCTCGGCAAGGCGGGGGTAGTCGTCGGGCGCTGTCTGAACGGAGCCTCGCGCAGTGTGCGAGGCGCAGTGAGTTCGCCCGACGCCCGCCTTGACGAGCTAAATCCGGATGAAGCACGCCGTGCCGGGCCTGACCCCAAGCTCCGATAGACGGCGTCTTCAAATACCAAACCGTCAAATGCCGTAAACAACTCAAACCAAAAACTACGCTAGTGCGCTGCGGATTACCAATCACCACTGCCCGTAAAACACGCCAGCCTTCTTGTAGGCATCGGTCCCCTTTTCGACCGACTCGTCCGTTACCGTGGTACGACGCTTAAGATGCGTAAACCAGTCGAACAGCCTGGCCTTCAGTTCCCCGCGAACAGCCGCATGACCGGCATCCCGGCCCAGGTCCTGGAATTGCTCCGGATCGGCCTGCAAATCGTAGAGCTGTTCGGGCTCACCCATCCAGTACACATATAGCCAGCGATCGGTGCGCACCGACCACGCGCGAGCTGTCTGCGGCGTCTTGTGCACCAGCAGGCGCGCCAGCCGATAACTGTAGTCGAGTTCGGAAAATACGCAATCGCGCCAGGCTTCGGGTTCACCATGCAAGATCGGCAAAAGGCTGCGCCCTTCCAGGCGATGTGCCGCCAAAGGAATATTCAAGGCCTCGAGCAGCGTCGGCAAGACATCGACCGACTCCACCATGCGCGATTCGACCCGGCCGCGCGACACATCGGCGGCGGGCGACGGATCCATCACGATAAAGGGAACGCGCTGCACAGTATCGTAGAACAACTCTTTTTCGCCGAGCCAATGGTCTCCGAGGAAATCGCCGTGATCCGCCGTGAACACGATGAGGGTATTTTGCATCAACCCAGTACGCTCCATGTACTCGAACAACCGCCCCAAATGATCGTCAAGCTGAGTAATCAAGCCCTGATAAGCCGGACGCACCACCCGTATGCAATCATCCTGCGCAAAACTCAGGCTTTCTTCCTGTTGGCGATATGCCGCCACGACCGGATGCGCATTCTGTTTTTCGGACTCGTTGCGAATCACAGGCAAACACTGGTCCGCACTGTACATGGCGTGATAAGGAGCCGGAGCAATGTACGGCCAATGCGGCTTGACGTAGCTGAGGTGCAACACCCAAGGCTGGCCGCCCATTTTCCGCATGAAACCCAAAGCCTGATCGGTCATGTAAGCCGTTTCGGAATGCTTTTCTTCCACCAGCGACGGAAAGCGGGAATTGCGCATATGCCAGCCACTCACCACTTTGCCGGTGTGATCGCGCGCTGAAATCACGAAATCGGTCCAGGGATCGTCCGACACATACCCCTGGCGGCGCAGGTATGCCGGATAGCCGCTTTCCTCGCCAGGTTCGTGGTGGCCATCGTAGCGATCGATTTCCTCGAATCCGCCACTGGCCAGCAAGCGTCCCAATTCGGATCCGCCATCGATAGCCAGGCGTTCCAGGCCGGCGTGGTCGGGCATGACATGGGTTTTTCCCGCCAGCACCAGTTTGCGCTGATGATTACGCAAATACTCGCCCATGGTGACTTCGCCCACCGGCAAAGGCACCCGGTTCCAGGTAGCCCCATGGGTAGACGGATAGCGCCCCGTGTAATAGCTCATGCGCGAAGGGCCGCATACGCCCGAATTCACGAACGCGCGTTCGAAACGCACGCCTTTTTTCGCGAGGCCGTCGATATTGGGCGTCCGCATGTATGGATGTCCGTAGCACCCCAAATGATCGGCGCGCAATTGATCGGACATAATGAACAAGACATTCTGAATCTGGGCCATCGACTTTGCGCGAGAACCTTTGGGCTGAACAACAACGGCACACAATGTCCGGCGCCCCGCCCTCGCCTACCTCCGTTAATGATTATCGCAAACCGCGAACGGCCCGAGCCGCCTGCGGCCTCAGCGCCTGGACCGCCTATTTTTCCACCACATAGCCTGAACTCTCGACAACCGGCGCCCATTGTTTGCGGAACGCATCGACCATTTTCCTCGTTTCAGCGGCGCCGGCCACAACAGGGACCAGGTCGTTCTGTTCCAGGATTTTCTGCACGCTGGGCGTGGAAAGAGTGTCCATGATAGCCCGGCTCAGGATCTTGACCTTGGCATCGGGCATGGTGGCGGGGGCAAAGAACGCATTCCAGCCAAAAGCCTCGAGCCCGACACCCGCCTGTGTAAAAGTAGGCACATCCGGCGTCCTGATTTCACGCTTGGCGCCCGAAGTGGCCAGGATACGGATTTTCCCGCCCACATGCTGCGGAGTCTGCACGTCCAGCGTATCGATGGCCACCGGAATCGAATTGCCGATAAGATCGGTCATGACGGGCGCCGATCCGCGATAGCCTATCACTTGCCCTTTGATACCGATTTTCCCGGCAAGCATCAATGCAAAAAAGTGAGGCAGGCTGCCCGTAGCCGGCACGCCCACATTGAACTCTTTGGGATGCGCCTTGGCCCACTCGATGAGCTGAGACAAATTCTTGATGGGATTTGTGGCCGCCACAGCCACGCCGAAGCCATATTTGGTCACTATCGACACCGGCTTGAAATCCTTGACGGGGTCATAGTTCAACTGCTTGTACACCAATGGCGCCACCACCATCACCGCCGGATTGCCCAACAGCAATACATTCTTGCCCGCCGGCGTCGCCTTGACATACGCGGCAGCGATGCGGCCGCCCGCGCCGGTCTTGTTTTCCACAATCACGGAAACTCCGAGCTTGTGCTGCAGTTCTTGCGAAACAATGCGGGCGGTGCGATCCGAAGTTCCCCCCGGCGCATAACCGACCACCAGCGTCAAGGGCCCATCGAGCTTTGCCGATTCGGCATGGGCGGCCGTCATGGCCAGGCTCGAACACGCCGCGATCGCAGCAACAATCGCCTTTATTTTTAATAGATTGCCGTGCATGATGGTCTCCTGATTTTCATATGACTATGATTTGCAGCTTAACAAGCACGCCGGTAATTGATCTAATCAAGTATCTGGCAACAAGGGAAAACACTTATGGTCGAGGCAGCATCCCGGCCCTCACCCGGCCGCAGCACTCGGGCAGGCGCAAGCCCCGCGCCTGTTGTGCCCGAGCCAACCATCCAGGACATGACGGTGTTTCGCATTTATCGAGCGTGGTCCGGGGCCAATCCGATCTTCACGCGCCTGTGCGAAGGCCGGTTCAATATCACGCGACGGGAATGGCGCATCCTGGCCACCGCGGCCGTCAACGGCCGGCTCGGCTCGGCGGCGCTGGCCAAAGCGGCCAATCTCGATCTGGTACGCACCTCGCGAACCATCAGCACACTGTGCAACAAAGGCTGGCTGATCCGCCATCGCAATTCGCGCGACGCCCGCAATATTTTCATCGACGTCAGCGAGGCCGGCCACGCGCTCTACCGGCAGATCATGCCCACCATCGTCGAGCTGAACGCCCAGGTCACCCAGGATCTGGATGCCGATGAATTGCGTGTGCTCAGGAAAGCCCTGGACAAGATCACCCTGCGCGCGCAGCGCATGCTGGAGGTCGAAATCATAAAAGAACGCCCGCACAGGGGGCAGCCGGGCAAGCGGAAAACCGGCTGAAGCGAGCGCCGAAGGTGACTGCAAGAGATTCCCCTTGCGATCACCCGCCATTCGCGTTCTTTAAGCGAACTACCACGACCCCATGTAGTGCTGCACCAACAGGCTGCTGAGCGATACGGACAACCACACGCCCAGGCCCAACAGGAAGGGGCGCATGCCGGCGGTGGCCATGCGGCGTAAATCCGAGGACAGGCCGATAGCGGTAAGCGCCACGATAATCAGAAACTCGGCCATGAAATGAATGACCCCATTCCAGGCCTCGGGAATGATCCCTGCCGAACGTACCCCGGACGCCACCAGGAACCACAGGATGAACCAGGGAAAAATGCGCGCCAGGCTGAAATCGGTGCCGCCCTGCTTTTTATGCCGCCAGGCTTCATAGAAAGCCAGGGCCAGGCAAATGGGAATGATCAAGGTTGCGCGGGTGAGCTTGACAATGGTGGCATAATCGCCGGCGGCGTGGCTGTAGCTATAGCCGGCAGCCACCACCGAAGAGGTATCGTTGATGGCCGTACCGGCCCACATGCCAAAGCCCGCATCCGACATCTGCAGCCAATGCCCCAGCAAGGGGAAAGTCAGGACACCCACAATATTGAAGATAAAAATCGTGGAAATCGCAAACGCCGTATCATGATCGTCGGATTTTATGATGGGCGTGACGGCCGCAATGGCCGAGCCGCCGCAAATCGCCGTCCCCACACCGATCAGGATTTTCAGCTTGGCGGGAATATTCAGCCACTTGCCCAGGAAATACGCCGAGGCGAAAGCCGCTGAGATCGTCACCAGGGTGACCGAAAGCGACTCCACGCCCGTTTTGGCTACCTGCTGGATGCTCAGGCCAAACCCCAAGGCGATAATCGACCACTGCAGCACCTGCTTGGAAGCAAACCCCAGGCCGGGCTTGAATATCGGCCCCACCCCCACGGAATTGCGGATTGCAATACCCAATACAATCCCAAATACAGGTCCGCCGATAATCGGAGCCCAGCGCCCCAGGTACAGGGCGGCCATGCCCACCACCATCGCCAGCACCAATCCATATAAAGGCGATGATTTCGGCGGCGCCAGACGGCTGCTGCGGCGGCCTCCGGCATGATGGATGGGCGCTGCCAGAGGCCGGTGGGATACTGCCTGAGAGGAGGAAGGCGTTGACGTCAACATTACAGACTCGCATATCTTAATAATCTGAAGTTATTTTAAATTCGCCAACAATATAAAAAAATTCATTAATACTTATTTATCGTATAAGATTTATTGATGATTGGAATCAGCATACGACAGCTTGAAGTCTTCGTCTCCATTGCCGCCACAGGTAGCGTCCGTACGGCGGCCGAGCGCCTGTTTGTCACGCAACCGGCCGTCAGCATGGCGCTGGCCGAACTCGAACGCCAGTTGAACGCCCCCCTGTTCGATCGGACACGCGGACGCCTGCATTTAAGCTCTCGCGGCAAGGAATTGCTTCCCATGGCCCAGGAAGTCGTTGAGCGCATGCACGAAATGCTGCGTCAGTCCAGCGGCAATCCCCTGGAATTGAAAGGAGAATTGCGCCTGGGCACCAGCAACACCATAGGCAATTACCTGGTAGGCGAGCTGCTGGGCCCCTACGTCGCCGCGCATCCTCGGGTTTCCCTGACTGTCAGCGTCGAAAACACCGATACGATAGTGGCCGGGCTGTTGGAACACAGAATAGACGTGGGGTGCGTGGAAGGCCCTGTCAACCACCCGCAACTCGACGTCCAACCCTGGCGCGACGACGCACTGGTCGTCTGCGCCGCGGCCAATCATCCCTTGACCCAACATCGCCGACTGCAACCCAGCCACTTCAAAGACGCCAAATGGATTCTGCGCGAGCCGGGCTCGGCAATGCGGGCATTGGCAGAACAGGCGATGAATTCACTTCCTCCTGGCCAGATCGTGCTGGAACTCGGGCAGGTTGAAGCCATCAAGCAGGCCGTCATCGCTGGGCTGGGCATCGCCTGCCTGCCCGCCACGGCGACTGGCGACGCCGTTGCCGTAGGGCGCCTGGCCATTCTGAATACTCCCTTCCTGGATCTGCATCGGCGCCTGTCGCTGGTACTGCACAAGGCACGCTATCGGGGAGCGCTTATCGAGGCCTTTATCGCCAGCCTGAACGCCGGCGCACGCTGATCGCAGGTCCCTCGCCCGGCGCCCACGGTCGGCTACACTAAAAACCAACGCCTTACGCGCCTTTGGACTGCCATGACAACTCAACTAGAACTGTTCTCCGCTGCAACCGCTTCCACCGACAATCCCCGCTCGCCTTCGCGGCGCGCGGGGAAAACCCGGGGTAAGAAAACGGGCCACGTCAAAGCCGCGCCAGCGCGCGGGCGCAAGACAAGCGCATTGAACATGCCAATCAAAGCACAGATCCCGCAGGCAATCGCCGCACGCGGCAAATGGAGCGAAAAGGATCGTGAGCTCGGGCTGCCGCCCTATGAAACTATCGCCTTGGTCTTGCAAGGCGGCGGGGCTCTGGGAGCCTATCAGGCAGGCGTCTTTCAGGGCTTGTCCGAGGCAGGCATCGAGCCCGACCGCCTGTCGGGTATCTCGATCGGCGCACTGAATACCGCCATCATCGCCGGCAACCCTCCCGAAAAACGCATTGCAAGACTGGTCGAGTTCTGGGAAACCATCTGCCAGCCGAACCTGGGTTTGGCGCCCAACCCGTTTATAGAGCAGAGTTTTTTCAACCTGGGCGACGCCGTGCGCCAGACAATGAGCGCCCTGAGCGCCGCCAGCGCGGTCCTGGACGGGCAGAAAGGTTTTTTCAAGCCCCGTTTCCCGTCGCCGGCGTTCATCTCCTCGAGCGGCCCCGGCCACGCCAGCTATTACGACACCAGCCCACTGAAAGAAACGCTCGAGCGGCTTTGCGATTTCGACCGGATCAATTCCGGCGAGCTGCATGTGTCGGTGGGCGCCGTCAATGTACGCACGGGCAATTTCAATTATTTCGATAACACCAAAATCGCCTTGCGGCCCGAACACTTCATGGCCTCGGGCGCCCTGCCCCCTGCCTTTCCAGCCATAGAAATCGATGGCGAGTATTACTGGGATGGCGGCCTGGTCTCGAATACGCCCTTGTCCGACGTGCTGAATACGCGCCCACGCAAGGACACACTGGTATTCCAGGTGGACTTGTGGAGCGCGCGCGGCCGGCTGCCTGCCAATATGAGCGAAGTATCCGATCGCATCAAGGAAATCCAATACTCAAGCCGCACGCGCCTGGTTACCGAACACCTGCGCTGGACCCAATATCTGAGGCACGTGCTGCTCAATGTGCTCGAAGACGTCCCGGCCGAGGCGCGGACCAGCGAGCACTACTGCAAACTGGCCCAGGAACTTTCGTCGAGCAAGCACTATAACGTCGTGCACCTCATCTATCGCGACAAGCCCTACGAACAGTACTACAAGGATTATCAATTCGACCTGGCCACCATGCGCGGACGCTGGGCCAGCGGGCTGCAGGACATACGCGACACCCTGGCCCAGCCGGATCGCCTGGCCATGCCCGACAATGACGCCGGATTCGTCACGCACGATGTACACCGCGAAGAAATCGAACAATCCATGCGGCACGATTGAGCCATGGCAGGCCTGTGGCAAACAGATCTGGCCAAAAAGTCCGGCGGATCT
This genomic window contains:
- a CDS encoding ABC transporter ATP-binding protein/permease; the encoded protein is MNWNHELLESGLWILKAYAITVVLAGLAIWALVRFTIWGRQFWTLAKGYFSPKRSWQPLIALAFILFLTLCGVRLDVLFSSWYNNMYTALQKLDETEFWFAMWLFAVLATTHVIRSLIDFYVEQAFTIHWRVWLNEQMLSRWLDHQAYYRTQYLDKPTDNPDQRIQQDVNSFVSTSLTLSMGVVNALVSTFAFTLILWNLSGPLSVMGLDIPRGMVFLVFLYVLVATVFAIRIGRPLISLNFLNERFNADYRYALVRLREYAESVAFYAGEKVEGALLRNRFAQVIANSWAIVYRSLKFLGFNFSITQAAVVFPFIIQAQRFFTKKISLGDLIQTAQAFGRLQDNLSFFRNAYDSFAAYRATLDRLTGFTTAIRHSYELPTPQVQAQGKRVALDHLTVLTPSRQLLINRLSLEVQPGAPLLIRGASGSGKTTLLRSIAGLWPYCEGGIIRPESGALFLSQKPYLPLGSLREALYYPSQLPGAAGTSIIASPQRQQEAAMTSSRGGSANLDTLLVSSDSLLETQPSNLSDGQAQEVLKQVQLGHLIDKLDEVADWGRILSLGEQQRLAFGRMLLARPDAAFLDEASSALDEGLEESMYRLTREHLPDMILLSVGHRSTLVAHHSRQLIIKGGGAWELS
- a CDS encoding patatin-like phospholipase family protein, which translates into the protein MPIKAQIPQAIAARGKWSEKDRELGLPPYETIALVLQGGGALGAYQAGVFQGLSEAGIEPDRLSGISIGALNTAIIAGNPPEKRIARLVEFWETICQPNLGLAPNPFIEQSFFNLGDAVRQTMSALSAASAVLDGQKGFFKPRFPSPAFISSSGPGHASYYDTSPLKETLERLCDFDRINSGELHVSVGAVNVRTGNFNYFDNTKIALRPEHFMASGALPPAFPAIEIDGEYYWDGGLVSNTPLSDVLNTRPRKDTLVFQVDLWSARGRLPANMSEVSDRIKEIQYSSRTRLVTEHLRWTQYLRHVLLNVLEDVPAEARTSEHYCKLAQELSSSKHYNVVHLIYRDKPYEQYYKDYQFDLATMRGRWASGLQDIRDTLAQPDRLAMPDNDAGFVTHDVHREEIEQSMRHD
- a CDS encoding YeiH family protein, encoding MLTSTPSSSQAVSHRPLAAPIHHAGGRRSSRLAPPKSSPLYGLVLAMVVGMAALYLGRWAPIIGGPVFGIVLGIAIRNSVGVGPIFKPGLGFASKQVLQWSIIALGFGLSIQQVAKTGVESLSVTLVTISAAFASAYFLGKWLNIPAKLKILIGVGTAICGGSAIAAVTPIIKSDDHDTAFAISTIFIFNIVGVLTFPLLGHWLQMSDAGFGMWAGTAINDTSSVVAAGYSYSHAAGDYATIVKLTRATLIIPICLALAFYEAWRHKKQGGTDFSLARIFPWFILWFLVASGVRSAGIIPEAWNGVIHFMAEFLIIVALTAIGLSSDLRRMATAGMRPFLLGLGVWLSVSLSSLLVQHYMGSW
- a CDS encoding tripartite tricarboxylate transporter substrate-binding protein — encoded protein: MHGNLLKIKAIVAAIAACSSLAMTAAHAESAKLDGPLTLVVGYAPGGTSDRTARIVSQELQHKLGVSVIVENKTGAGGRIAAAYVKATPAGKNVLLLGNPAVMVVAPLVYKQLNYDPVKDFKPVSIVTKYGFGVAVAATNPIKNLSQLIEWAKAHPKEFNVGVPATGSLPHFFALMLAGKIGIKGQVIGYRGSAPVMTDLIGNSIPVAIDTLDVQTPQHVGGKIRILATSGAKREIRTPDVPTFTQAGVGLEAFGWNAFFAPATMPDAKVKILSRAIMDTLSTPSVQKILEQNDLVPVVAGAAETRKMVDAFRKQWAPVVESSGYVVEK
- a CDS encoding sulfatase-like hydrolase/transferase; translated protein: MAQIQNVLFIMSDQLRADHLGCYGHPYMRTPNIDGLAKKGVRFERAFVNSGVCGPSRMSYYTGRYPSTHGATWNRVPLPVGEVTMGEYLRNHQRKLVLAGKTHVMPDHAGLERLAIDGGSELGRLLASGGFEEIDRYDGHHEPGEESGYPAYLRRQGYVSDDPWTDFVISARDHTGKVVSGWHMRNSRFPSLVEEKHSETAYMTDQALGFMRKMGGQPWVLHLSYVKPHWPYIAPAPYHAMYSADQCLPVIRNESEKQNAHPVVAAYRQQEESLSFAQDDCIRVVRPAYQGLITQLDDHLGRLFEYMERTGLMQNTLIVFTADHGDFLGDHWLGEKELFYDTVQRVPFIVMDPSPAADVSRGRVESRMVESVDVLPTLLEALNIPLAAHRLEGRSLLPILHGEPEAWRDCVFSELDYSYRLARLLVHKTPQTARAWSVRTDRWLYVYWMGEPEQLYDLQADPEQFQDLGRDAGHAAVRGELKARLFDWFTHLKRRTTVTDESVEKGTDAYKKAGVFYGQW
- a CDS encoding MarR family winged helix-turn-helix transcriptional regulator; translation: MVEAASRPSPGRSTRAGASPAPVVPEPTIQDMTVFRIYRAWSGANPIFTRLCEGRFNITRREWRILATAAVNGRLGSAALAKAANLDLVRTSRTISTLCNKGWLIRHRNSRDARNIFIDVSEAGHALYRQIMPTIVELNAQVTQDLDADELRVLRKALDKITLRAQRMLEVEIIKERPHRGQPGKRKTG
- a CDS encoding LysR family transcriptional regulator, yielding MIGISIRQLEVFVSIAATGSVRTAAERLFVTQPAVSMALAELERQLNAPLFDRTRGRLHLSSRGKELLPMAQEVVERMHEMLRQSSGNPLELKGELRLGTSNTIGNYLVGELLGPYVAAHPRVSLTVSVENTDTIVAGLLEHRIDVGCVEGPVNHPQLDVQPWRDDALVVCAAANHPLTQHRRLQPSHFKDAKWILREPGSAMRALAEQAMNSLPPGQIVLELGQVEAIKQAVIAGLGIACLPATATGDAVAVGRLAILNTPFLDLHRRLSLVLHKARYRGALIEAFIASLNAGAR
- a CDS encoding SirB2 family protein gives rise to the protein MNYSIVKHLHVSAAAISIILFALRAYWSVTGSGKLQLRAIKILPHVVDTVLLVCGIILTFMLGGLQPWIVAKLLALVLYIGIGTIAIKRGKTSGTRALAALVAIAVFFYIVGVAIRHNPMSWLG